From the Rhodothalassiaceae bacterium genome, one window contains:
- the sufS gene encoding cysteine desulfurase — MNELSLPRVDTRGFDVEAVRRAFPIFAEASPHGRRLAFLDSAASAQKPAAVIARITRFYEAEYANIHRGIYELSARATEAFEAVRDRVRSLLNASHREEIVFTRGTTESINLVARCFARAFMKRGDAILLTEIEHHSNIVPWQLAAQEYGLEIRVARVDDAGALDVADFRAKLADGRVKIAAFTHVSNAIGSTLPVAELAALAHEAGAKVLVDGAQAVPHMDVDVAALDVDFYAFSAHKLFGPTGVGVLYGRRALLEAMPPWQGGGDMIDEVSFAGTTWADLPHKFEAGTPNIAGVIGFGAALDWLAGVDRAAAATHEHRLHAEMERALRQIPGLRIIGEADAKAPLTSFVMEGAHPHDIATILDREGVAVRAGHHCAQPAMARFGVPGTVRASLALYNTDEDIAQLVEGLRKVRKIFG; from the coding sequence ATGAACGAGCTCAGCCTGCCACGGGTCGACACCCGCGGCTTCGATGTCGAGGCCGTGCGCCGGGCGTTTCCCATCTTCGCCGAGGCCAGCCCCCACGGCCGGCGGCTCGCCTTCCTCGATTCGGCGGCCTCGGCGCAGAAGCCGGCGGCCGTGATCGCGCGGATCACCCGCTTCTACGAGGCCGAATACGCCAACATCCATCGCGGCATCTACGAGCTGTCGGCGCGCGCGACCGAGGCCTTCGAGGCCGTGCGCGACCGGGTGCGCAGCCTGCTCAACGCATCGCACCGCGAGGAGATCGTCTTCACCCGCGGCACCACCGAGAGCATCAATCTCGTCGCCCGCTGCTTCGCCCGCGCCTTCATGAAACGGGGTGACGCCATCCTGCTCACCGAGATCGAGCACCACTCCAACATCGTGCCCTGGCAGCTCGCGGCCCAGGAATACGGGCTCGAGATCCGGGTGGCGCGCGTGGACGATGCGGGTGCGCTCGACGTCGCCGATTTCAGGGCGAAGCTCGCCGACGGGCGGGTGAAGATCGCCGCCTTCACCCATGTCTCGAACGCGATCGGCAGCACCCTGCCGGTGGCCGAGCTTGCGGCGCTGGCCCATGAGGCGGGCGCGAAGGTGCTGGTGGACGGCGCGCAGGCGGTCCCGCACATGGACGTCGACGTCGCCGCGCTCGATGTGGACTTCTACGCCTTCTCCGCCCACAAGCTGTTCGGGCCGACGGGGGTGGGCGTGCTCTACGGCCGGCGCGCGCTGCTGGAGGCGATGCCGCCCTGGCAGGGCGGCGGCGACATGATCGACGAGGTGAGCTTCGCCGGCACCACCTGGGCGGATCTGCCCCACAAGTTCGAGGCGGGCACGCCCAACATCGCCGGCGTGATCGGCTTCGGCGCCGCGCTCGACTGGCTGGCCGGCGTCGACCGTGCCGCAGCCGCCACCCACGAGCACCGCCTGCATGCCGAAATGGAACGCGCACTCAGGCAGATCCCGGGGCTCAGGATCATCGGCGAGGCGGACGCGAAGGCGCCGCTCACCTCCTTCGTCATGGAGGGCGCGCATCCGCACGACATCGCGACCATTCTCGACCGTGAGGGGGTGGCGGTACGGGCCGGGCATCACTGCGCCCAGCCGGCGATGGCGCGCTTCGGCGTGCCGGGCACGGTGCGGGCCTCGCTCGCCCTCTACAATACGGATGAGGACATCGCGCAGCTCGTCGAGGGCCTGCGCAAGGTGCGGAAGATTTTCGGGTGA
- the ynhC gene encoding Fe-S cluster assembly protein SufD — protein sequence MRPLPEGATTAPANRAAAGVADLGAARAADEWFARAPVPEDERALRRRLFHAAAEAGLPGPKVEAWRYADLKDLAPADFLPGLARSLHAVEPEAGDAVPALRFLDGHCVARPDEEICGTIHDPAGTLPPAGAEGDDDAVWLLARAFATHGIDAAVAAGSPRRLALHSTARDFAAHGLSRVRIADGAEAFILLAAEGRSRAASERLRLELGRGAQARVLVVQQVAADAHHFLRIDASLGAAASLELLHVTGGTGFARGEHRWRLAGEDARATLSLAALPHDGGHADIFTRLEHAAGRTVSRQSLRALAGAADRAAWQGLVHVAHGADGTDARQDAKGLLLARGGEIDLKPELEIFADEIACAHGATVGELDPLAFFYLLARGLPPREARRMLIHAFVADVLAAWPAEDPFAGASARVVEAALARLSEAADGRGGR from the coding sequence ATGCGGCCGTTGCCTGAGGGTGCGACGACGGCACCCGCGAACCGCGCCGCGGCCGGTGTCGCGGATCTCGGGGCCGCGCGCGCGGCCGACGAATGGTTCGCCCGCGCGCCCGTGCCGGAGGACGAGCGCGCGCTGCGCCGCCGCCTCTTCCATGCGGCGGCGGAGGCGGGACTGCCGGGCCCGAAGGTCGAAGCCTGGCGCTACGCGGATCTGAAGGATCTCGCTCCTGCGGATTTCCTGCCCGGGCTCGCCCGCAGCCTGCACGCTGTGGAACCGGAGGCGGGCGATGCGGTGCCGGCGCTGCGCTTTCTCGACGGCCACTGCGTCGCACGCCCGGATGAGGAGATCTGCGGCACGATCCATGATCCCGCCGGCACGCTTCCCCCGGCGGGCGCGGAAGGCGACGATGACGCCGTCTGGCTGCTGGCGCGGGCGTTCGCGACCCACGGGATCGACGCCGCGGTCGCGGCCGGCTCGCCCCGCCGCCTCGCCCTTCATTCCACGGCCCGGGACTTTGCGGCGCACGGCCTAAGCCGGGTCCGCATCGCGGACGGGGCCGAGGCTTTCATCCTGCTGGCGGCGGAGGGCCGCTCGCGCGCGGCCAGCGAGCGGCTGCGGCTCGAGCTGGGCAGGGGCGCGCAGGCGCGCGTGCTCGTCGTCCAGCAGGTGGCGGCGGACGCCCACCATTTTCTGCGCATCGATGCCAGCCTCGGCGCGGCGGCGAGTCTGGAGCTCCTTCATGTGACGGGCGGCACCGGCTTTGCCCGCGGCGAGCACCGCTGGCGGCTGGCGGGCGAGGACGCGCGGGCGACGCTGTCTCTTGCGGCCCTGCCGCATGACGGCGGCCATGCGGACATCTTCACCCGGCTCGAGCATGCGGCCGGGCGCACCGTCTCGCGCCAGAGCCTGCGGGCACTGGCCGGGGCGGCGGACCGGGCGGCCTGGCAGGGGCTCGTCCACGTCGCGCACGGAGCCGACGGCACCGACGCGCGCCAGGATGCGAAGGGCCTGCTGCTCGCCCGCGGCGGCGAGATCGATCTCAAGCCCGAGCTCGAGATCTTCGCCGACGAGATCGCCTGCGCCCATGGCGCAACGGTGGGCGAGCTGGATCCTCTCGCGTTCTTCTATCTCCTCGCGCGGGGCCTTCCGCCGCGCGAGGCCCGGCGCATGCTGATCCACGCCTTCGTCGCCGACGTGCTCGCGGCCTGGCCGGCCGAGGATCCCTTCGCCGGCGCATCGGCGCGGGTGGTGGAGGCGGCGCTCGCGCGGCTCAGCGAGGCGGCGGACGGGAGGGGTGGGCGATGA
- the SufC gene encoding ABC transporter ATP-binding protein, which translates to MTHLLEIRDLHVTVGETEIIKGLDLVIDPGEVHAVMGPNGAGKSTLAAALMGRPGYEVTGGRVLYDGRDLLAMEPHERAAAGVFLGFQYPVEIPGVSNLNFLRTAVNAQRKARGEPELDAASFLKLVREKAKLLGIDMEMLKRAVNVGFSGGEKKRNEVLQMLLLEPRLMILDETDSGLDIDALKTVAAGINAMRGSGRGILLITHYQRLLDHVAPDVVHVLQDGRILRSGGPELARELEEKGYAAVA; encoded by the coding sequence ATGACCCATCTGCTCGAGATCCGCGACCTTCACGTCACGGTCGGCGAGACCGAGATCATCAAGGGCCTCGATCTCGTCATCGACCCGGGCGAGGTGCATGCCGTGATGGGCCCCAACGGCGCGGGCAAGTCGACGCTGGCGGCCGCGCTCATGGGCCGGCCGGGCTACGAGGTGACGGGTGGCCGGGTGCTTTATGATGGCCGCGATCTGCTGGCGATGGAGCCGCATGAGCGGGCGGCCGCCGGCGTCTTTCTCGGCTTCCAGTATCCGGTCGAGATTCCGGGGGTGAGCAATCTCAATTTCCTGCGCACGGCCGTGAACGCCCAGCGCAAGGCGCGCGGCGAGCCGGAGCTGGACGCCGCATCCTTCCTCAAGCTGGTGCGCGAGAAGGCGAAGCTTCTGGGCATCGACATGGAGATGCTGAAGCGGGCCGTGAACGTCGGGTTCTCGGGCGGCGAGAAGAAGCGCAACGAGGTGCTGCAGATGCTGCTCCTGGAGCCCCGGCTCATGATCCTGGACGAGACGGACTCGGGGCTCGACATCGACGCGCTCAAGACGGTCGCCGCCGGCATCAACGCCATGCGCGGGTCCGGGCGCGGCATCCTGCTCATCACCCATTACCAGCGCCTGCTGGACCATGTGGCGCCCGACGTCGTCCATGTCCTCCAGGACGGCCGGATCCTGCGCTCCGGCGGCCCGGAGCTCGCGCGCGAACTGGAGGAGAAGGGCTATGCGGCCGTTGCCTGA
- a CDS encoding Fe-S cluster assembly protein SufB → MSKARTLEQITALSGRYEHGWVTPIESELAPAGLNEDIIRFISAKKGEPEWMLEWRLKAYRIWRDMKEPTWARVHHPPIDYQAIHYYAAPKQRKRPKSLDEVDPELLRTYEKLGIPLAEQKVLAGVEGAPKVAVDAVFDSVSVATTFREELKKAGVIFLSISEAIREYPDLVRRWLGSVVPVRDNFFAALNSAVFSDGTFVYVPKGVRCPMELSTYFRINAANTGQFERTLIVADEGSYVSYLEGCTAPMRDENQLHAAVVELVALADAEIRYSTVQNWYPGDAEGRGGIYNFVTKRGLCAGPRAKISWTQVETGSAITWKYPSCILKGDESVGEFYSVAVTNNRQQADTGTKMIHIGRNTRSRIISKGISAGHSQNTYRGLVRVLAGAEGARNYTQCDSLILSPHAGAHTTPYIEVRNPTAQVEHEATTSRISEDQLFYCMARGLDPEAAVALVVNGFAREVMQHLPMEFAVEAQKLLGISLEGAVG, encoded by the coding sequence ATGAGCAAGGCGCGCACGCTCGAACAGATCACGGCGCTTTCCGGCCGCTACGAGCACGGCTGGGTGACGCCGATCGAATCCGAGCTGGCCCCGGCGGGGCTGAACGAGGACATCATCCGCTTCATCTCGGCGAAGAAGGGCGAGCCGGAGTGGATGCTGGAATGGCGGCTCAAGGCCTACCGCATCTGGCGCGACATGAAGGAGCCGACCTGGGCGCGGGTCCACCATCCGCCCATCGACTACCAGGCGATCCACTACTATGCGGCGCCGAAGCAGAGGAAGCGGCCGAAGTCCCTGGACGAGGTCGATCCCGAGCTCCTGCGCACCTATGAGAAGCTCGGCATCCCGCTCGCCGAGCAGAAGGTGCTGGCCGGGGTCGAAGGCGCGCCGAAGGTGGCGGTGGACGCCGTTTTCGACTCGGTGTCGGTGGCGACCACCTTCCGCGAGGAGCTGAAGAAGGCGGGCGTCATCTTTCTGTCGATCTCGGAGGCGATCCGGGAATACCCGGATCTCGTGCGGCGCTGGCTGGGCTCGGTGGTGCCGGTGCGCGACAACTTCTTTGCCGCGCTCAATTCCGCCGTCTTCTCCGACGGCACCTTCGTCTACGTGCCGAAGGGCGTGCGCTGCCCGATGGAGCTGTCGACCTATTTCCGCATCAACGCCGCCAATACCGGCCAGTTCGAGCGCACGCTGATCGTCGCCGACGAGGGGTCCTATGTGAGCTATCTGGAAGGCTGCACGGCGCCGATGCGCGACGAGAACCAGCTGCATGCGGCCGTCGTCGAGCTCGTCGCGCTGGCCGATGCCGAAATCCGCTACTCCACCGTCCAGAACTGGTATCCGGGTGATGCGGAAGGCCGCGGCGGCATTTACAACTTCGTCACCAAGCGCGGGTTGTGCGCGGGCCCGCGGGCCAAGATCTCATGGACCCAGGTGGAGACGGGCTCGGCCATCACCTGGAAGTATCCGAGCTGCATCCTGAAGGGCGACGAATCGGTGGGCGAGTTCTACTCGGTCGCTGTCACCAACAACCGCCAGCAGGCGGACACCGGCACCAAGATGATCCACATCGGCCGCAACACCCGCTCGCGGATCATCTCGAAGGGAATCTCCGCCGGCCATTCGCAGAACACCTACCGCGGGCTCGTGCGCGTGCTGGCGGGCGCGGAGGGCGCGCGCAACTACACGCAGTGCGACAGCCTCATCCTCTCGCCACACGCCGGCGCCCACACCACACCCTACATCGAGGTCCGCAACCCGACGGCGCAGGTGGAGCACGAGGCGACCACCTCGCGCATTTCCGAGGACCAGCTCTTCTACTGCATGGCCCGCGGGCTCGATCCGGAGGCGGCGGTGGCGCTCGTCGTAAACGGCTTCGCGCGCGAGGTGATGCAGCATCTGCCGATGGAATTCGCGGTCGAGGCCCAGAAGCTGCTCGGCATCTCGCTCGAGGGCGCGGTCGGCTGA
- a CDS encoding Rrf2 family transcriptional regulator, with protein sequence MIRLSQMADYAVVLAGALAERAGEQMNAARLAQVTGVPQPTVAKLLNALARAGVLVSRRGAGGGFALARPAAAVTLREIIEAADGPIALVSCLGESEDNCGIESLCGIRPHWMLINRTLAEALDSITLADLAHAAAAQLPEADSRAVAAAEGR encoded by the coding sequence ATGATCCGGCTCAGCCAGATGGCGGATTACGCGGTGGTGCTGGCCGGTGCGCTGGCCGAGCGCGCGGGCGAGCAGATGAATGCCGCCCGGCTCGCGCAGGTAACCGGCGTGCCGCAGCCGACGGTCGCCAAGCTTCTGAACGCCCTGGCGCGGGCGGGCGTGCTCGTCTCGCGCCGGGGTGCGGGCGGCGGCTTCGCGCTCGCCCGTCCGGCGGCGGCGGTGACCCTGCGCGAGATCATCGAGGCGGCCGACGGCCCCATCGCGCTTGTGAGCTGTCTCGGCGAGAGCGAGGACAACTGCGGCATCGAGTCCCTTTGCGGGATCCGGCCGCACTGGATGCTGATCAACCGCACGCTGGCGGAGGCGCTGGATTCCATCACGCTTGCGGATCTCGCGCATGCGGCGGCCGCCCAGCTGCCCGAGGCGGATTCGCGGGCGGTGGCCGCGGCGGAAGGCAGATAG
- a CDS encoding VWA domain-containing protein produces the protein MFTRFFYELKAAGVPVTLKEYLVLLEGLQAGLARFSVEDFYYLARTTLIKDERFLDRFDRVFGQVFKGLESEGEEGVALPAEWLKKLAELHLTPEEMAKIEALGGFEEIMKALAERLKEQKDRHQGGNRWIGTAGTSPFGAWGYNPAGVRIGQQGSRHRRAIKVWDRREFRNLDDDEALSRRNIQVALRRLRRFARIGAPSELDLDATIKATAKQGWLDLKLRPERHNAVNVLLMLDVGGSMDDHVELSRELFAAARSEFKHLEFFYFHNCVYESVWKDNRRRHEERIATADILHRYPAHYRLIFVGDASMAPYEITHPGGSVEHWNEEPGAVWLKRLLAVYHKAVWLNPVPEEHWDWTPSIGLIRELMEDRMFPLTPEGLERAMRTLS, from the coding sequence ATGTTCACGCGCTTCTTCTATGAGCTCAAGGCCGCCGGCGTGCCGGTGACGCTCAAGGAATATCTCGTCCTGCTGGAGGGGCTGCAGGCGGGTCTCGCCCGCTTTTCGGTGGAGGACTTCTACTATCTGGCGCGCACCACCCTCATCAAGGACGAGCGTTTTCTCGACCGCTTCGACCGCGTCTTCGGCCAGGTCTTCAAGGGCCTCGAATCGGAAGGAGAGGAGGGCGTCGCGCTGCCGGCCGAATGGCTGAAGAAGCTCGCCGAGCTGCATCTGACGCCGGAGGAGATGGCGAAGATCGAGGCGCTCGGCGGCTTCGAGGAGATCATGAAGGCGCTCGCCGAGCGGCTGAAGGAGCAGAAGGACCGTCACCAGGGCGGCAACCGCTGGATCGGCACCGCCGGCACCTCGCCCTTCGGCGCCTGGGGCTACAACCCGGCGGGCGTGCGCATCGGCCAGCAGGGATCACGCCACCGGCGCGCGATCAAGGTCTGGGATCGACGCGAATTCCGCAATCTGGACGATGACGAGGCGCTCTCGCGCCGCAACATCCAGGTGGCGCTCCGGCGCCTGCGGCGGTTCGCCCGGATCGGCGCGCCCAGCGAGCTCGATCTCGACGCCACCATCAAGGCCACGGCCAAACAGGGCTGGCTGGATTTGAAGCTCAGGCCCGAACGGCACAACGCCGTCAATGTGCTGCTGATGCTGGATGTGGGCGGCTCCATGGACGACCATGTGGAGCTCTCGCGCGAGCTCTTCGCCGCGGCGCGCAGCGAGTTCAAGCATCTGGAATTCTTCTATTTTCACAACTGCGTCTACGAGAGCGTGTGGAAGGACAATCGCCGCCGCCATGAGGAGCGCATCGCCACCGCCGACATCCTCCATCGCTACCCGGCGCACTACCGCCTCATCTTCGTGGGCGACGCCTCCATGGCGCCCTACGAGATCACGCATCCGGGTGGCTCGGTCGAGCACTGGAACGAGGAGCCGGGCGCCGTGTGGCTGAAGCGCCTGCTCGCCGTCTACCACAAGGCCGTCTGGCTCAATCCCGTTCCCGAGGAGCACTGGGACTGGACGCCCTCCATCGGGCTCATCCGCGAGCTCATGGAGGACCGGATGTTCCCGCTGACCCCCGAGGGGCTGGAACGCGCCATGCGCACGCTCAGCTGA
- a CDS encoding TonB-dependent receptor produces the protein MTRSFCHTSDTQQLRARLLAASAGLALLVAAPALAQTAEQTQPQSQAAPQQQSEEEASFEEIVVTGSRIPRPNLTAPNPVTIVDAEQILASGETDISTLLREIPALHQSLPANQSDQNAAPSGVGLLNLRGLGTERTLVLVNGRRHVAGVSGTAAVDIATIPVDLIERVDVQTGSASAVYGADGVSGVVNFILKDDFEGLTYRGQGGITDNGDGEEWFLSAVGGFNFDDGRGNAVVSVEYTHNEHINVADRKFAGRGLASFMPNSPELAEFLGVNPDAANTFAPNRTLPVSSKFGIIWLQDADDFFDPGFINLLFPGATVGGFPVAQIVDENGNLRPFNPGDIFVNLFNAIGGDAIPVNPNVGWLQPDINRIVVNGNFHYEVAKGIRFFTESKFAYTNTHSLDQVNGFNDDIPISLDNPFIPAALRAQIDALIDQGITPRITVSRDNLDVPSEGRTDRYTFRIVSGFDGDFDNGWHYEISFNYGQTQSNITNLKARVEDRFFAAIDAVRDPDTGEIVCRSDLDPNAIPPVAPFPDVRQGFLSFSPGDGQCKPLNIFGFGNFSQEAIDFIFVRATDTIKIKQQVVSAVLSGDTTEYFSLPGGPVGFAAGFEYREEQSDFDPSDFEKGGLLFNTVTTRSEPVRGRFDVWELFGEVRLPVLADKPFVKELEIDGAVRFSEYSTVGSTLTWNFGGAWRPIDDIRLRSTYGRAIRAPNINELFSPPQPIFIQADFDPCNPNQINAGTEFRKKNCLQLVGPDFDSTKFVSAFITGRAGGNPDLKEETADTLTIGAVITPRFLPGFTATVDFYDVRIKDAIIVVDPERIIENCVDAPTLDNVFCDLVDRDPTFGFITFFRSGEQNVAKLTAQGIDFGATYLVELADLGFENAGSLTFGVTGSHLLKRNDFEFQDFPDEKDRVKGEFAFPDWVVNLDITWNRGPWTVAWQTRFESSQLLPGVEVEDLISDPLFVDPTHTGNSFVHDVSVRYQVKENLQVYAGVNNLAGRKPYLASLTRPAGFVGTFFFLGVTGNF, from the coding sequence ATGACGAGATCCTTCTGTCACACGTCCGACACGCAGCAGCTCAGGGCCCGTCTGCTTGCGGCGTCGGCCGGCCTGGCTCTGCTCGTGGCTGCGCCGGCGCTGGCCCAGACCGCGGAGCAGACGCAGCCGCAGTCGCAAGCCGCCCCGCAGCAGCAGAGCGAGGAGGAGGCTTCGTTCGAGGAGATCGTGGTCACGGGCTCGCGCATTCCGCGTCCCAACCTGACCGCGCCCAATCCCGTGACCATCGTGGACGCCGAGCAGATCCTGGCCTCCGGCGAGACGGACATCTCGACGCTTCTGCGTGAGATCCCGGCGCTGCATCAGTCGCTGCCGGCCAACCAGTCTGATCAGAACGCGGCACCGTCCGGCGTCGGCTTGCTCAACCTGCGCGGGCTCGGCACGGAGCGGACGCTGGTGCTGGTGAACGGCCGGCGCCATGTGGCGGGCGTCTCTGGCACCGCTGCGGTGGATATCGCCACCATCCCGGTCGACCTCATCGAGCGTGTCGACGTCCAGACCGGCAGCGCATCCGCGGTCTACGGCGCGGATGGTGTGAGCGGCGTCGTCAACTTCATCCTCAAGGATGACTTCGAGGGCCTCACCTATCGTGGCCAGGGCGGCATCACGGACAATGGCGACGGCGAGGAATGGTTCCTGAGCGCCGTCGGCGGCTTCAACTTCGACGACGGCCGCGGCAATGCGGTGGTGAGCGTCGAATACACCCACAACGAACACATCAATGTCGCCGACCGCAAGTTCGCGGGCCGGGGGCTCGCCTCCTTCATGCCGAATTCACCGGAGCTTGCGGAGTTTCTGGGCGTCAACCCCGATGCGGCGAACACCTTCGCGCCCAACCGGACGCTGCCGGTGTCGTCCAAGTTCGGCATCATCTGGCTGCAGGACGCCGACGACTTCTTCGATCCGGGCTTCATCAACCTGCTGTTTCCGGGTGCCACCGTCGGCGGCTTCCCCGTCGCCCAGATCGTGGACGAGAACGGCAATCTGCGCCCGTTCAATCCGGGCGACATCTTCGTGAATCTGTTCAACGCGATCGGCGGTGACGCGATCCCGGTGAATCCGAACGTCGGCTGGCTCCAGCCCGACATCAACCGGATCGTCGTGAACGGAAACTTCCACTACGAGGTCGCGAAGGGGATCCGCTTTTTCACGGAATCAAAGTTCGCCTACACGAACACCCATTCGCTCGATCAGGTGAACGGCTTCAATGACGACATCCCCATCTCGCTCGACAATCCGTTCATCCCGGCGGCCCTGCGCGCCCAGATCGATGCGCTGATCGATCAGGGGATCACGCCGCGGATCACGGTCTCGCGCGACAATCTGGATGTCCCCTCCGAGGGGCGCACCGACCGCTACACCTTCCGTATCGTGAGCGGCTTCGACGGCGACTTCGACAACGGCTGGCACTACGAGATCTCCTTCAACTACGGCCAGACGCAGTCCAACATCACGAACCTGAAGGCGCGCGTCGAAGACCGCTTCTTTGCCGCGATCGACGCCGTGCGGGACCCGGATACGGGCGAGATCGTCTGCCGTTCGGATCTCGACCCGAACGCGATCCCGCCGGTCGCCCCCTTCCCGGACGTGCGCCAGGGCTTCCTCAGCTTCAGCCCCGGCGACGGCCAGTGCAAGCCGCTCAACATCTTCGGCTTCGGCAACTTCAGCCAGGAGGCCATCGACTTCATCTTCGTGCGCGCGACCGACACCATCAAGATCAAGCAGCAGGTGGTCTCGGCGGTCCTGAGCGGCGACACCACGGAGTACTTCTCGCTTCCGGGTGGCCCGGTCGGCTTCGCCGCGGGCTTCGAGTATCGGGAAGAGCAGAGCGACTTCGATCCGAGCGACTTCGAAAAGGGCGGTCTGCTGTTCAATACGGTGACGACCCGCTCCGAGCCGGTGCGCGGCCGCTTCGACGTCTGGGAGCTGTTCGGCGAGGTGCGTCTGCCGGTGCTGGCCGACAAGCCCTTCGTCAAGGAGCTCGAGATCGACGGCGCCGTGCGCTTCTCAGAATATTCGACAGTGGGCTCGACGCTGACGTGGAACTTCGGCGGCGCATGGCGGCCGATCGACGACATCCGCCTGCGCAGCACCTATGGTCGCGCGATCCGGGCGCCGAACATCAACGAGCTGTTCTCGCCGCCCCAGCCGATCTTCATCCAGGCGGACTTCGACCCGTGCAATCCCAACCAGATCAATGCGGGTACGGAATTCCGCAAGAAGAACTGCCTGCAGCTTGTGGGGCCGGACTTCGACTCGACGAAGTTCGTCTCCGCCTTCATCACGGGGCGGGCCGGCGGCAATCCGGATCTGAAGGAAGAGACCGCCGACACGCTGACCATCGGCGCAGTGATCACGCCGCGCTTCCTGCCCGGGTTCACGGCAACCGTGGACTTCTATGACGTGCGCATCAAGGATGCGATCATCGTCGTGGATCCCGAGCGGATCATCGAGAACTGCGTGGATGCGCCGACGCTGGACAACGTGTTCTGCGATCTTGTCGATCGTGATCCCACCTTCGGCTTCATCACCTTCTTCCGCTCGGGCGAGCAGAACGTGGCCAAGCTCACCGCCCAGGGCATCGACTTCGGCGCCACCTATCTCGTCGAGCTCGCGGATCTCGGTTTCGAGAACGCGGGCAGCCTGACCTTCGGAGTCACCGGCTCGCATCTGTTGAAGCGCAACGACTTCGAGTTCCAGGACTTCCCCGACGAGAAGGACCGGGTGAAGGGCGAGTTCGCCTTCCCGGACTGGGTGGTCAATCTCGACATCACTTGGAACCGCGGGCCGTGGACGGTGGCCTGGCAGACCCGCTTCGAGTCGAGCCAGCTGCTGCCGGGCGTCGAGGTGGAGGATCTGATCAGCGATCCCCTCTTCGTCGACCCGACGCACACCGGCAACTCCTTCGTTCATGACGTGTCGGTGCGCTATCAGGTGAAGGAAAACCTGCAGGTCTATGCGGGCGTGAACAACCTGGCGGGCCGCAAGCCCTATCTGGCCAGCCTCACGCGTCCGGCCGGCTTCGTCGGCACCTTCTTCTTCCTGGGGGTGACGGGCAACTTCTAG
- the sodC2 gene encoding superoxide dismutase [Cu-Zn] 2 codes for MTIVTNRRGAGAAGAMAAAALMLATAGAAAAQDGGLRAHATLHDRSGNVVGEADFAETPTGLLVTARLSGLPAGTHAFHLHAAGRCESDFKSAGGHFNPDGAQHGFFSEEGPHAGDMPNIHVPADGKLTVEVFLPEQLLVGHDGLLDEDGAALVIHEGPDDYRSQPSGAAGGRIACGVIEEVR; via the coding sequence ATGACGATCGTGACGAACCGCAGGGGTGCAGGCGCAGCGGGCGCGATGGCGGCGGCCGCGCTCATGCTGGCGACGGCTGGGGCGGCCGCGGCCCAGGATGGCGGGTTGCGCGCCCATGCGACGCTCCATGACCGATCGGGCAACGTGGTGGGCGAGGCGGACTTCGCCGAGACGCCCACGGGGCTTCTCGTGACCGCGCGGCTGAGCGGCCTGCCCGCCGGAACCCACGCCTTCCACCTGCATGCCGCGGGCCGCTGCGAGAGCGACTTCAAGTCGGCCGGCGGCCACTTCAACCCGGACGGCGCCCAGCACGGCTTCTTCAGCGAGGAGGGCCCGCACGCGGGCGACATGCCCAACATCCACGTGCCGGCGGACGGCAAGCTGACGGTGGAGGTCTTCCTGCCCGAGCAGCTGCTCGTCGGCCACGACGGCCTGCTGGACGAGGACGGCGCAGCGCTCGTGATCCACGAGGGGCCGGACGACTACCGCTCCCAGCCGTCGGGAGCCGCCGGCGGGCGGATCGCCTGCGGCGTGATCGAAGAAGTCCGCTAG